A stretch of Rhodoferax potami DNA encodes these proteins:
- a CDS encoding DUF945 family protein, translating to MRSFSKVQLGVGAVALAATAALAVPWYAGLTLRAELRSLAAAHAEGNFRVARLEHEAGWLNSRGSLDLEWRSDCAADPDQPAVVHVEYTARHVPDRASLTRIDWSAAVVSDLGPSGEGLRAGRLSGTGSAGYDGVLRSDMRLPEMQFKGKGQSLVAAASSGTLVVGGSAVKLGWSMPRMVLRGSGEVLQAEQLNLHFDVQNHATGMGALALDVATLKGGSFNARGLHLSTETRQRADRLDMRLTQSVKELKAADMAVEDVVLQADVTNLHAPSVNSAGEVLSATCGLRSLTPGQREKMRDAVQALLVSGVSVGITKLQARTRDGSLDADVALTVAPAKARELQLTEQLSSRGSIQIRGGLMPPDQKEFAVSSGYATALPDGVKAGFDYRDGVLKFNQKTADSALLNMGLQRLDRWLNAFFSGQNLELPQEEEPAVAPSELPIPAPAV from the coding sequence TTGCGCAGCCTGGCGGCTGCCCATGCGGAGGGCAATTTCCGGGTTGCGCGGCTGGAGCACGAGGCCGGCTGGTTGAATTCGCGGGGTAGCCTGGATCTGGAGTGGCGCAGCGACTGTGCAGCTGACCCCGACCAGCCCGCGGTGGTGCATGTGGAGTACACCGCCCGGCATGTGCCGGACCGCGCGAGCCTGACGCGGATTGATTGGTCGGCGGCCGTCGTCTCGGATCTCGGCCCCTCGGGTGAAGGCTTGCGCGCGGGCCGGTTGAGTGGCACCGGCAGTGCGGGTTACGACGGAGTGTTGCGTTCGGATATGCGCTTGCCGGAAATGCAATTCAAAGGAAAAGGCCAAAGCCTGGTGGCCGCAGCCTCCAGCGGTACGCTGGTGGTAGGTGGTTCTGCGGTGAAGCTGGGGTGGAGCATGCCGCGCATGGTCTTGCGTGGCAGCGGCGAGGTCTTGCAGGCGGAGCAGCTGAACTTGCATTTCGATGTGCAGAACCACGCAACCGGTATGGGCGCGCTTGCGCTGGATGTGGCGACTCTCAAAGGCGGGAGCTTCAACGCCCGGGGCTTGCACCTCAGCACCGAGACCCGGCAGCGCGCAGACCGCCTGGATATGCGGCTTACCCAATCGGTGAAAGAGCTGAAGGCCGCCGACATGGCGGTGGAAGACGTGGTATTGCAAGCGGATGTAACGAACTTGCATGCGCCGAGTGTCAATTCGGCCGGAGAAGTGTTGTCTGCGACCTGCGGCTTGCGCAGCCTGACGCCCGGTCAACGTGAAAAGATGCGGGATGCTGTGCAAGCCTTGCTGGTGTCTGGCGTCAGTGTCGGTATCACCAAGCTCCAAGCCCGCACCCGGGACGGCAGCCTGGACGCTGATGTAGCGCTCACGGTGGCGCCTGCCAAGGCCCGCGAACTCCAGCTCACTGAGCAGCTGTCCTCCCGGGGGAGTATTCAAATCCGGGGTGGGCTGATGCCACCGGACCAGAAAGAGTTTGCCGTGTCCTCGGGCTATGCGACGGCACTGCCCGATGGCGTCAAAGCGGGCTTCGACTACCGTGACGGCGTACTCAAATTCAACCAAAAGACGGCGGACAGCGCGCTACTGAACATGGGCCTGCAGCGCCTCGATAGGTGGCTGAATGCATTTTTCTCGGGCCAGAACCTGGAGTTGCCGCAAGAGGAAGAGCCTGCGGTCGCCCCCTCGGAGTTGCCGATTCCGGCCCCCGCTGTCTAG
- a CDS encoding DUF3488 and transglutaminase-like domain-containing protein, whose amino-acid sequence MLQRLNHLPRDARDTLFLLGVIAWVILPQIDRLPLWCSLMAGAVLLWRGVLAWGSRPLPSRWWLLALLALATAGTWMSYRTLLGRDAGVTFIVVLLALKTLEMRARRDAFVIFFLGFFTMLSNFFFSQSLLTAAAMVVALLGLLTALVNSHMPVGRPPLMQAARTAAWMALAGAPIMATLFMLFPRIAPLWGLPGDAMSGRSGLSGQMQVGTIASLALDDSIAMRIRFEGDTPPQRDMYFRGPVFSSFDGKEWRPLRSAFPQPMQLQPDLAVQGPAYSYQVTLAANNRPWLMVLDATPQAPEIRGYSASMGPDLQWQANQPIADLVRYRATSYLEYRHGPNRLAVGLQDYLDLPPGFNPRTLQLAADLRRQPGLATAGAQTLVDTVMDKLRTGGYEYTLEPGVYGTHTADEFWFDRKAGFCEHIASSFVLLMRALDVPARIVTGYQGGQVNNVDSFWTVRQSDAHAWAEVWMAGRGWVRVDPTSAVSPGRTGTFQRLAPQPGVLAQALNAVSPGFTLNLRALWEATNNRWNQWVLNYSQAKQMDLLRNLGFSAPDWQDLSTVLIGLIVAASLTGAGWNWWNRLRRDPWLQALETARQQIKATGLPVAPGCTPRALALLLQTDPRANPLAVQWLLQLEALRYGKTDAAGALRAARLQLRTMRWLSP is encoded by the coding sequence ATGCTGCAACGTTTGAACCACCTGCCCCGCGACGCGCGCGACACCCTGTTTCTGTTGGGGGTGATTGCCTGGGTCATCCTGCCGCAAATCGATCGCCTGCCGCTTTGGTGCAGCCTGATGGCCGGCGCGGTGTTGCTGTGGCGCGGGGTGCTGGCGTGGGGGAGCCGCCCCCTGCCTTCGCGCTGGTGGCTGTTAGCGCTGTTGGCGCTGGCGACTGCCGGCACCTGGATGAGCTATCGCACCCTGCTGGGGCGGGATGCCGGGGTGACCTTTATCGTCGTGTTACTGGCCTTGAAAACTCTGGAAATGCGTGCCCGCAGAGATGCGTTTGTCATCTTCTTTCTGGGCTTTTTCACCATGCTCAGCAACTTCTTCTTTTCACAAAGCCTGTTGACAGCAGCAGCCATGGTCGTGGCACTCCTGGGCCTGCTCACTGCGCTTGTCAACAGCCACATGCCCGTGGGGCGGCCGCCCTTGATGCAAGCAGCGCGCACCGCAGCCTGGATGGCGCTCGCCGGCGCGCCCATCATGGCGACACTCTTCATGCTGTTTCCGCGGATTGCCCCGCTGTGGGGCTTGCCGGGCGATGCCATGAGCGGGCGCAGCGGCCTGTCGGGGCAGATGCAGGTCGGCACGATTGCCAGCCTCGCCCTGGACGACAGCATTGCCATGCGCATCCGCTTTGAGGGCGACACACCGCCCCAGCGCGACATGTATTTCCGCGGGCCGGTGTTCTCCAGCTTTGACGGCAAGGAGTGGCGCCCCCTTCGCTCGGCATTCCCCCAGCCCATGCAACTGCAGCCGGATTTGGCGGTGCAGGGCCCCGCCTACAGCTACCAAGTCACGCTGGCCGCCAACAACCGGCCCTGGCTGATGGTGCTGGACGCCACACCCCAAGCGCCGGAAATACGGGGCTACAGCGCAAGCATGGGCCCCGATCTGCAATGGCAGGCCAACCAGCCGATTGCCGACCTAGTGCGCTACCGCGCCACCAGCTACCTCGAGTACCGCCATGGGCCCAACCGCCTGGCGGTAGGCCTGCAGGACTACCTGGATCTGCCGCCCGGCTTCAATCCCCGCACCCTGCAGCTCGCCGCCGACCTGCGCCGCCAGCCAGGTCTGGCCACCGCAGGTGCCCAGACTTTGGTCGATACGGTGATGGACAAACTGCGAACCGGAGGCTATGAGTACACGCTGGAGCCCGGGGTCTATGGCACCCACACGGCTGATGAGTTCTGGTTTGACCGCAAGGCCGGCTTTTGCGAGCACATTGCGTCCAGCTTTGTATTGCTGATGCGCGCACTCGATGTACCGGCCCGCATCGTCACCGGCTACCAAGGCGGCCAGGTCAACAACGTCGACAGCTTCTGGACCGTGCGACAAAGCGATGCCCACGCATGGGCGGAGGTCTGGATGGCTGGCCGCGGCTGGGTGCGGGTGGACCCCACCTCTGCCGTATCGCCCGGCCGCACCGGGACCTTCCAGCGACTGGCACCCCAGCCCGGGGTATTGGCCCAAGCCTTGAACGCGGTGAGCCCCGGCTTTACCCTCAACCTCCGGGCCCTGTGGGAAGCCACCAATAACCGCTGGAACCAGTGGGTGCTCAACTACAGCCAAGCCAAGCAAATGGATTTGCTGCGCAACCTCGGCTTCAGCGCTCCGGACTGGCAAGACTTGAGCACCGTGTTGATCGGCCTGATCGTGGCGGCCAGTCTCACGGGCGCCGGCTGGAACTGGTGGAATCGCCTGCGCCGGGACCCGTGGTTGCAAGCGCTGGAGACCGCACGCCAGCAGATCAAGGCTACGGGCTTGCCGGTGGCGCCCGGGTGTACACCCCGCGCATTGGCCCTGTTGCTGCAAACGGACCCAAGGGCGAACCCGCTGGCCGTGCAGTGGTTGCTGCAACTCGAAGCGCTCCGCTATGGCAAAACCGATGCAGCGGGCGCGCTGCGCGCCGCACGCCTGCAATTGCGCACCATGCGCTGGCTCTCTCCCTGA